TCGAGGTCCTGTCCGTGGGAGGCGCCCCGCCGCTCGTACATGCCGTAGGCGCGGACCCGGATTTCTTCCTCCGTCGGGCGCGGGGCCACGGCCGACCGTCGTGTCGTTCTCGCGCGTCGATTCGTCTGTCCCCTCGGTACCTTCGCCACCGATGATTCCTCCTGTGCCGTTCGCATCGATCGAGCCACTTCTATTCGCCCTACAGGACGATGCGGCGCGTGGGACGCGCTTTTCGCCCTCCTGCCTTGACAATCGAAACAGACACGGCGACACTGCACCGCCGCGCCTGGTCGAGATCAGCCCGGACGCCGCGACGGCGGACCGGACGCACGATCCGCCGTCGGCCTCATGGTGGGACCGCCGGATCCAGAACCGTCCAGGCGAGCTGTGCGTCGACCGGCGGAGAGTCGCCGCGATGCACCCGCCGGTACGCGCCGTCGGCGTGCAGCTCCGTCGCGCGGACGGTATCCTGCAGTTGCGGATCCAGCAGGCGGTCCTTCAGGGCACGTGTCAGCCCGGGTTCGAGGACGGGCACCAGGATCTCCACGCGGCGGTCCAAATTGCGCTCCATCAGGTCGGCGCTTCCGACGAGCGTCTCCGCGCGTCCGCCGTTTCGGAAGTAATACACGCGGCTGTGCTCCAGAAAGCGCCCGACGATGCTGACGACGCGGATCGTCTCGCTCAGCCCCGGCACGCCAGGCCGGAGACAACACATGCCCCTCACGATGAGGTCCACGCGCACTCCGGCGCGGGACGCCTCGTAGAGCGCGTCGATCACCTCGAGATCGACGAGCGCATTCGTCTTGAAGATCAGGTGACCGCCGCCCTGCAAGCGGTGGCACTGGGTCTCACGCCCGATCCGCTCCAGGATCGCCTGCCGGAGACAGATCGGTGCCACCAGCATGTGCGCATACCGGTCCGGCCGGCTGCGACCGGTCAGCACGTTGAACAACGCGGTGGCGTCGGCACCGATGGCGGGATGACACGTGAACAGGCTCAGATCCGCATAGGGGTTGGCGCTGTAGTTGCCGGTCCCGACGTGGACGTACCGACGCAGTCCGTCCGGCTCGCGGCGCACCACGAGCGACAGCTTGGCATGCGTCTTCAGGCCGATCACTCCGAAGCTCACGTGCGCTCCGGCCCGCTCCAGCGTCTGCGCCCAATCGATATTGCTCTCCTCGTCGCCGCGCGCCTGGAGTTCCAGCACGACCGCCACCTGCTTGCCCCGATCGACCGCCTCCAACAACGACTGTACCAAGGGTGACGCCCGTTCGACTCGATAGAGCGTCTGCTTGATCGTGAGCACGTCCGGGTCCGAGGCGGCCTGGGCGAAGAAATCCAGCACGGGCGTAAACGATTCAAAGGGGTGGTGCAGCAGGATGTCGCCTTCGCGGACGCACGCGAAGAAGTTCTTGGTGCCGGTGGTCACGACCGGTACCCTCGGCACCAACACGGGGTCCTTGAGTTCCGGCCGGTCCAGCCCCGTCAGCTGCGCGAGGTCTTTCAGGCCAAGCGGGGCCCCAACGACGTGAACATCCTTGGGATGGACGTCCAGCCGCGCTACCAACTCGTTTGCAACCGCGTCCGGAATCTCGCGTTCCAGTTGCACGCAGATGGCCTCGCCGAACCGGCGCCGGCGAATGCCGGCCTGCACCATGTCGCGAACGTTCGCCGCCTCCCGTTCCGTGAACTCAATCTCCGCGTCACGGACCAGGCGGAACAGGAACACATCACGCACATCCACACCCTGAAAGAACACATCGAGGTTGTTGGCGATGATGTCCTCTAACCAGACGAACACGGCTTCGCGCGTGTCCGACCCCGCGGTCGCGACCCGGACGAGGCGCGGCAAGACCGCCGGCACCTTTAGGCGCGCAAACGACACGTCGCTCTGGGCGTCCCACAGCACCACTCCGAGGTTGAGACTGAAGTTCGAGATGAAGGGAAACGGGTGGGCCGGATCCACGGCGAGCGGCGTGCAGACTGGAAACACCTCGTTCAAAAACCACTCCCGCAGCTCGACCTGATGCGAGGGCGTCAGGCGGCGGTACGCGCACAGGTGGATGCCGGCCTCGGCCAGGTCGGGCAGCAGCTCCTGACGGAAGATGCGCCGCTGTTCCAGCATGAATCGTCGCAGCGCATCCCGGACGCGCCGCAACTGCTCGGTCTGGGTGTTTCCGTCCGGCGTCAGCGCCGTGTCGCCCATCTCGACGCGACCCACGAGAATCGAAAAGTGGATCGAGAGAAACTCGTCCAGGTTGGAGTCGGAGATGGCGAGGAACTTCAGCCGCTCCAGCAACGGGTGCGCGCCCGGTCGCGCCTGGTCGAGGACGCGCTCGTGAAACTGGAGCATCGAGAGCTCCCTGGAGAAGTATCGGCGTTCCGCCGGGGGTGCCAGCGGCTTCTCACGCACCTCGATGTCCACGGGAATCCTCCACGTCGGGTGGATGCACTGGCGGTGCACCCCCGGGAACCGCGGCGTCCAAGGTCAGACCGCGCGCCCGGCGCGCAAGCGCGCCTTCTCGCAAGCCGTACGGACTCACCCGCCAGCGTGCCGCGCGCCACCGGAGCGCGATCGCTTCCACGATGAGCGCGCCGGCGCGGACGAGCGGGGCGCGCTCGGGCTTCACCGCGAGCGGCCAGCGAGCGCACGGTTCGCGGAGCAGCAATCGGACCGTTTCCAGCAGCAGGCTGGTCGGCAGGGCGGCGTCCGGCTCCGCGCGCACGTGGCGCCGCAACCGCCGCGCGGCACCACCCGTCGCCACGATCTCGAGGAAATCCGGGTAGGCCGGAAAGGCGGTCGCGTCGCACAAGTCCCGCAGCATCCCGCGTGTTCGGACCACCTGCGACGTTGGGGGCGGGTCCCCGCCGAGATCCCGCGCGGCCAGCACCCCCGACCCGACCGGAATCGACACCACGCAGCGCACGCCAGACGCGTCGACAGCCGCGAGGTCGCAACTCCCACCGCCGACGTCGACGCACAGAAACGGTGGCGGCGGCAATGGCCCGAGTGCCGCGCCGGCCACACACAGCACCGCTTCCTGCTGCGGAGAGAGCACGTGCACGACCACGCCGGCGTCATGCTCGATCGCGCGCACGAGGGTCTCGCGATCGGGCGCCGCGCGGACGGCATGGGTGCCGACCACCATGATGTCGCCGGCGCGGTGCTCGCGCGCCTCGGTCGCAAACGCGCGCACGACTGAGGCCACCGTACGAATTCGGTCGCTGCCCAGAGGCCCGCCGTTCATCACGGCGATCCCGAGTCCGGCGCGCACGTGTCGGTCGTGAATCGGCTGGAGGCGACCCGCGGCACAATCTGCGACGAGCAGGTGGATCGTATTGCTCCCGATGTCGATGACAGCGGCCCGATCCTCCCCGCTGCCCGCAGCAGCGGCGGAGCGCTCACGCATCGACGGAACGAGGCAGGAGCCAACCATGGCAGTACAGTGCGGCGACTCCCCCGCAACTCCTCCCGGGTCGCAGTGTTCTTGGCCGAATTTTCATCCAACCTTCGCGTCTCGTTAACAGTTTGGCGGGAGTCCGGTCTTCGGGCGCCGGGACACGCGCTGGGAGCACCCCCGCACCTTCAGCGCGTTCTCATCCCCTTCCCGCCTTCTGTCCGAGCGTACGATCGTGCGAGTCGCACGCCG
The sequence above is drawn from the bacterium genome and encodes:
- the ppk1 gene encoding polyphosphate kinase 1: MDIEVREKPLAPPAERRYFSRELSMLQFHERVLDQARPGAHPLLERLKFLAISDSNLDEFLSIHFSILVGRVEMGDTALTPDGNTQTEQLRRVRDALRRFMLEQRRIFRQELLPDLAEAGIHLCAYRRLTPSHQVELREWFLNEVFPVCTPLAVDPAHPFPFISNFSLNLGVVLWDAQSDVSFARLKVPAVLPRLVRVATAGSDTREAVFVWLEDIIANNLDVFFQGVDVRDVFLFRLVRDAEIEFTEREAANVRDMVQAGIRRRRFGEAICVQLEREIPDAVANELVARLDVHPKDVHVVGAPLGLKDLAQLTGLDRPELKDPVLVPRVPVVTTGTKNFFACVREGDILLHHPFESFTPVLDFFAQAASDPDVLTIKQTLYRVERASPLVQSLLEAVDRGKQVAVVLELQARGDEESNIDWAQTLERAGAHVSFGVIGLKTHAKLSLVVRREPDGLRRYVHVGTGNYSANPYADLSLFTCHPAIGADATALFNVLTGRSRPDRYAHMLVAPICLRQAILERIGRETQCHRLQGGGHLIFKTNALVDLEVIDALYEASRAGVRVDLIVRGMCCLRPGVPGLSETIRVVSIVGRFLEHSRVYYFRNGGRAETLVGSADLMERNLDRRVEILVPVLEPGLTRALKDRLLDPQLQDTVRATELHADGAYRRVHRGDSPPVDAQLAWTVLDPAVPP
- a CDS encoding DUF2934 domain-containing protein is translated as MAPRPTEEEIRVRAYGMYERRGASHGQDLDDWLAAERELLAAGDTEA